Proteins found in one candidate division KSB1 bacterium genomic segment:
- a CDS encoding TRAP transporter substrate-binding protein — translation MHRKYRLTALLGLLLLSCRGGDQSVKVLKIAHGLNVDNPVHKGMVYMAARAWEKSNGTLRIDIYPSEQLGTEKECIEQLQLGILSMTKVSSAALESFAPQFKVFALPYLFRDDDHKWRVYRSEIGRKLLLAGESKGMRGLCYYDAGARSFYTKQRPILHPDDLKGLKIRVQLSPMAIQMIDVLGGSATPIPWGELYTALQQGVVDGAENNAPSLYTSRHYEVAKYYSLDEHTMVPDILLISTLVWNDLSPFHKQVLQEAADESVEYQRRVWKEFVQEAMEKMKAAGLQVYYPDKRPFMERAQAMYQAYEGTEIGELARRIREIE, via the coding sequence ATGCATCGAAAGTATCGCTTGACGGCGTTGCTCGGTCTTTTGCTGCTGAGTTGCCGTGGCGGCGACCAAAGTGTAAAGGTGCTCAAAATTGCCCACGGCTTGAATGTCGATAATCCCGTGCATAAAGGCATGGTCTACATGGCAGCCCGCGCCTGGGAAAAGTCAAACGGCACCCTGCGCATCGACATCTATCCCAGCGAACAATTGGGGACGGAAAAAGAGTGCATCGAGCAGCTGCAGCTCGGCATCCTGTCGATGACCAAGGTTTCCAGCGCGGCATTGGAGAGCTTTGCTCCGCAGTTCAAAGTTTTCGCCCTGCCTTATCTCTTTCGCGATGATGATCACAAGTGGCGGGTTTATCGCAGTGAAATCGGCAGGAAACTGCTTTTGGCGGGCGAGTCGAAAGGCATGCGCGGCTTGTGCTATTACGATGCCGGGGCGCGCAGTTTCTACACCAAGCAGCGGCCGATCCTGCACCCTGATGATCTAAAAGGCCTTAAAATCCGCGTCCAATTGAGCCCCATGGCCATCCAGATGATCGATGTGCTCGGCGGTTCGGCAACCCCTATTCCGTGGGGTGAGCTCTATACCGCTCTGCAGCAGGGCGTGGTCGACGGCGCCGAGAACAACGCGCCCAGCCTTTATACATCGAGACATTATGAAGTCGCCAAATATTATAGTTTGGACGAGCATACGATGGTGCCGGACATTCTGCTGATCAGCACTTTGGTGTGGAACGATCTTTCGCCTTTTCATAAGCAAGTACTGCAGGAAGCGGCGGATGAATCGGTGGAATACCAGCGCCGGGTTTGGAAAGAGTTCGTTCAGGAAGCTATGGAAAAAATGAAAGCTGCAGGCCTGCAGGTTTATTATCCGGATAAGCGCCCATTCATGGAGCGGGCGCAGGCCATGTACCAAGCCTATGAGGGCACGGAAATCGGCGAGTTGGCGCGCCGTATCAGGGAGATTGAATGA
- a CDS encoding TRAP transporter large permease, translated as MDLPLVLLIVSFVVLLVLNVPIAFAIGIASLLTIFAVGGLPAFLTVAYTMTTGIDSFSLLAIPFFILAGNLMGQGGIARRLIAAAETLVGRLPGGLAYVNILTCMAFGAISGSAAAAVSSIGGAMVPLMNRAGYDREFNAAVSITAATTGLLIPPSNVMIVYSLAAGGAVSVAAIFMAGILPGILVGLGLLITAAVMSVKNKYGRGGRVSAREGLRRLAEALPPLSLIVLVLGGILSGVFTATEASAIAVLYALLLSVVVYREVKVRDLPAILLQSGVTTSVVFLLIGASMCMSYVLAHQNIPQQISAALLGVSKDPAVILIIINLLLLFVGTFMDMTPAVLIFTPIFLPVVTKLGVDPVHFGIIMITNLCIGICTPPVGACLFVGCGIAETTISKVMRPILPFFLSMIITLFVITFVPQLSLALPKMLHLLK; from the coding sequence ATGGACCTGCCGCTTGTTCTTCTCATCGTCAGCTTTGTCGTTCTGCTCGTTCTCAACGTGCCGATCGCTTTTGCTATAGGCATCGCCTCGCTGCTCACTATTTTTGCCGTCGGCGGATTGCCGGCGTTTTTAACGGTGGCCTATACGATGACCACCGGCATCGACAGTTTTTCTCTTTTGGCGATTCCGTTTTTTATTTTGGCCGGCAATTTAATGGGACAGGGAGGAATTGCACGGCGTCTGATTGCTGCCGCCGAAACTTTGGTCGGTCGTCTGCCCGGCGGCTTGGCCTACGTCAACATTTTGACCTGCATGGCGTTCGGCGCCATTTCGGGCTCTGCCGCGGCCGCAGTCTCCAGCATCGGCGGTGCGATGGTGCCGCTGATGAACCGCGCCGGCTATGACCGCGAATTTAACGCCGCGGTCAGCATTACGGCCGCCACCACCGGACTTTTGATTCCGCCGAGCAACGTCATGATCGTCTATTCGTTAGCGGCAGGCGGTGCGGTTTCCGTGGCGGCGATCTTTATGGCCGGCATTCTGCCGGGTATTTTGGTCGGCCTGGGGCTCCTGATCACCGCCGCCGTCATGTCGGTCAAAAACAAATACGGCCGCGGCGGGCGGGTTTCGGCCCGTGAAGGGCTGCGGCGTCTGGCCGAAGCGTTGCCGCCTTTATCGCTGATCGTCCTGGTCCTGGGCGGCATCCTCAGCGGTGTGTTCACCGCGACGGAAGCTTCGGCGATCGCCGTTCTTTATGCGCTTTTGCTCTCCGTCGTCGTTTATCGCGAAGTGAAGGTGCGCGACCTTCCGGCCATTCTGCTGCAGTCCGGAGTTACGACCTCGGTCGTCTTTTTGCTGATCGGCGCCTCGATGTGCATGTCATACGTGCTGGCGCATCAAAACATCCCGCAGCAGATCAGCGCCGCGCTCCTCGGCGTCTCGAAGGATCCGGCGGTGATTCTGATCATCATCAATTTGCTGCTGTTGTTCGTCGGCACGTTTATGGATATGACGCCGGCGGTTCTCATCTTTACGCCGATTTTTCTGCCGGTAGTGACCAAGCTCGGCGTCGACCCGGTGCATTTCGGCATCATCATGATCACCAACCTCTGCATCGGCATCTGCACGCCGCCGGTAGGCGCCTGCCTGTTCGTCGGTTGCGGCATTGCCGAAACCACCATCTCCAAAGTCATGCGGCCGATTCTGCCGTTCTTTTTGTCGATGATCATCACCCTTTTTGTCATTACTTTTGTACCCCAATTGTCTTTGGCGTTGCCCAAAATGCTGCATTTGTTAAAGTGA
- a CDS encoding ferredoxin codes for MKVKVDPDLCTGCELCVDTVPDVFQMGDGVAVVKSATVPAGLEDEVKEAAESCPSEAIIIE; via the coding sequence ATGAAAGTCAAGGTCGATCCTGATCTGTGCACGGGTTGCGAGTTGTGCGTGGACACGGTGCCGGATGTTTTCCAGATGGGCGACGGCGTCGCGGTCGTCAAGAGCGCAACGGTTCCGGCCGGGTTGGAAGATGAGGTAAAAGAAGCGGCAGAGTCCTGCCCATCCGAAGCCATCATCATCGAATAA
- a CDS encoding SDR family oxidoreductase, whose product MSYLEELYSLENRTAVVIGGGGVLAGAMAVGLAKAGADIAVFDLNGENAEKTAAEAAAQGVRSMAVPGNAASKADLERCLEQVCRTLSPPSILINAAGINSATPFFEISEEEYDRIMSVNLKSMFLACQVFGRKMIAEGRGGSIINISSASSGPPLSKVFTYSLSKAGVNNLTQWLAREWAPYRIRVNAVAPGFFPAEQNRKILTQERIADIMRHTPMARFGEPDELIGAVIWLASDRAASFVTGALIRVDGGFSAMTI is encoded by the coding sequence ATGAGTTACCTGGAAGAACTTTATAGCCTGGAGAACCGGACCGCTGTCGTCATCGGCGGCGGGGGAGTGCTGGCCGGCGCCATGGCCGTCGGACTTGCCAAGGCCGGTGCGGATATCGCGGTTTTCGACTTGAACGGCGAGAACGCGGAAAAGACGGCGGCTGAAGCGGCTGCTCAGGGTGTGCGCTCGATGGCCGTACCCGGCAACGCCGCCTCGAAAGCCGACCTCGAACGCTGTCTGGAACAGGTGTGCAGAACATTGTCTCCGCCGAGCATCCTCATCAATGCGGCCGGAATCAACTCGGCCACACCCTTTTTTGAAATTTCCGAAGAGGAATACGACCGCATCATGAGCGTGAATCTCAAAAGCATGTTTCTCGCCTGTCAGGTTTTCGGCAGAAAAATGATTGCGGAAGGCCGAGGCGGCAGCATTATCAACATTTCCTCCGCCTCTTCGGGCCCGCCGTTGTCCAAAGTCTTTACTTACAGTCTCAGCAAGGCGGGTGTCAACAATTTGACGCAGTGGCTGGCGCGCGAATGGGCGCCCTACCGCATTCGCGTCAATGCCGTGGCGCCGGGCTTTTTCCCCGCTGAACAAAATCGGAAAATATTGACGCAGGAGCGCATCGCCGACATCATGCGGCATACGCCCATGGCGCGATTCGGTGAACCGGACGAGTTGATCGGTGCCGTGATTTGGCTGGCTTCCGACCGCGCCGCCTCATTCGTCACCGGCGCGCTTATTCGCGTCGACGGCGGCTTCTCGG
- a CDS encoding spore maturation protein has product MRSGVELLSNALIPLLILFILLIGMVKKIKVYEAFIEGAKEGFQTAVRIIPFLTAILAAVALFRSSGAMRVFADLLSPITDALGMPAEVLPAALLRPLSGSGSLGVITELIKTHGADSFIGLLASTLYGCTETTFYVLAVYFGAVGIKRTRYAAAVGLTADAAGIAAAVAICRLLFL; this is encoded by the coding sequence CTGCGCAGCGGGGTCGAGCTCCTCTCGAATGCGCTGATCCCCTTGTTGATTCTGTTCATTCTGCTCATCGGCATGGTGAAAAAGATCAAAGTGTATGAAGCGTTTATCGAAGGCGCCAAAGAGGGCTTTCAGACGGCGGTGCGCATCATCCCTTTCCTCACCGCGATTCTCGCGGCAGTCGCTCTGTTCCGGTCTTCGGGCGCTATGCGGGTCTTTGCCGACCTGCTCTCGCCGATTACCGACGCCTTGGGTATGCCGGCCGAAGTATTGCCCGCCGCACTGCTTCGCCCCCTTTCGGGCAGCGGATCCTTGGGCGTCATCACAGAGTTAATTAAAACCCACGGCGCCGACTCGTTCATCGGCCTGCTCGCCTCGACCCTTTACGGCTGCACGGAGACGACTTTTTATGTACTGGCCGTCTATTTCGGCGCCGTCGGCATCAAGCGCACCCGTTACGCCGCGGCGGTCGGATTGACGGCGGATGCGGCAGGCATTGCCGCCGCCGTGGCCATTTGCCGCCTGCTGTTTCTTTAG
- a CDS encoding TRAP transporter small permease gives MIGPKVKTVLDRILERLVAVVMAVLTLDVTWQVATRFILKHPSNWTEELATFLMIWVGLLGAAVALHRRAHLGIDYFVGRLSPYSAAVAEAFVYFAILLFAVFVFIIGGLRLVIVTFRFGQLTPALHIPMGFVYLAVPTSGLFFALYSLEFFLGAMKKVKAVVDNSTSLKS, from the coding sequence ATGATCGGACCGAAAGTCAAAACAGTATTAGACCGTATTTTGGAACGGCTGGTTGCTGTCGTCATGGCCGTCCTTACGCTCGATGTAACGTGGCAGGTGGCGACGCGGTTCATCCTTAAGCATCCCAGTAATTGGACTGAAGAACTGGCGACGTTTCTCATGATTTGGGTCGGTCTGTTGGGAGCAGCTGTCGCTCTGCATCGTCGAGCCCATCTGGGCATCGACTATTTTGTCGGCCGTCTTTCCCCTTATTCAGCCGCCGTTGCCGAGGCTTTCGTTTATTTTGCCATTTTGCTTTTTGCCGTGTTCGTGTTTATTATCGGCGGGCTAAGGTTGGTGATCGTGACGTTCCGCTTCGGTCAGCTTACACCGGCTCTGCACATTCCGATGGGATTTGTCTATCTGGCCGTGCCGACATCCGGACTTTTCTTTGCCCTCTACAGTCTTGAATTTTTTCTGGGGGCAATGAAAAAGGTTAAAGCGGTTGTCGACAACTCAACATCGCTCAAGAGCTAA